One genomic region from Bacillus aquiflavi encodes:
- a CDS encoding GNAT family N-acetyltransferase → MDIKYFVYDTIPNKKILDGIVNLYSDVFDGSAEDLLIKMKDKPKLLFNIALYGQKIVGFKIGYELDNNKFYSWLGGVDPDYRKRGIALTLIEQQHEYLRKNGYKVVQTKTMNKWRNMLILNIRNGFNIIETYTDDNGLQKIVLEKALLN, encoded by the coding sequence TTGGATATTAAATACTTTGTCTATGACACCATCCCAAATAAAAAAATATTAGATGGTATAGTGAATCTTTACAGTGATGTATTTGATGGTAGTGCTGAAGATTTGCTAATCAAAATGAAAGATAAACCCAAATTATTGTTTAATATTGCATTATACGGTCAAAAAATCGTTGGATTTAAGATTGGATATGAACTTGATAATAATAAATTTTATAGTTGGTTAGGCGGAGTGGATCCTGATTATAGAAAACGTGGAATTGCTCTAACTTTAATCGAACAACAACATGAATATTTAAGAAAAAATGGCTATAAAGTTGTCCAAACAAAAACAATGAATAAATGGCGGAATATGTTGATACTAAACATAAGAAATGGATTTAATATTATTGAAACTTATACCGATGATAATGGATTGCAAAAAATAGTCCTTGAAAAAGCATTACTCAATTAA
- a CDS encoding nucleoside 2-deoxyribosyltransferase gives MSKFYVASSFQDKETVRYVNQYLKDKGFTHTYDWTQNERASTFENLKSIGHQERNAVLESDFIIVILPAGKGSHIKLGIALGQGKKIYLYSPDGEVNNFDTTSTFYHLPEVSKSFGTIENLLEKVTAIEYDYN, from the coding sequence ATGAGTAAATTTTATGTCGCATCGAGCTTTCAGGACAAAGAAACAGTTCGTTATGTTAACCAATATTTGAAAGATAAGGGTTTCACACATACATATGATTGGACTCAAAATGAAAGAGCATCGACTTTTGAAAATCTAAAAAGTATTGGACATCAAGAAAGAAATGCTGTATTAGAATCAGATTTTATAATTGTTATATTACCAGCAGGAAAGGGAAGTCATATTAAGCTTGGGATTGCTCTAGGACAAGGAAAAAAGATTTATCTATATTCACCTGATGGGGAAGTGAATAACTTTGATACGACAAGCACATTCTATCATCTACCTGAAGTAAGTAAAAGTTTTGGGACCATTGAAAACTTATTAGAGAAAGTCACGGCAATTGAATACGACTATAACTAA